A genomic window from Streptomyces sp. MST-110588 includes:
- a CDS encoding PP2C family protein-serine/threonine phosphatase — MPASRAATGAANTGRGFSLGLIAVLVAITAVDAMLGPDTHLALFLGIIPLIGALRCSRPCSVVVATVYVLCLTYTYLFTLTHWATASRVVGVFGAVLVAVFSIVLCRIRLEREVLYARTSLVADVVQRAMMRELPLTAGPLRAFGFYVSAQEGARVGGDIYEAVDTPFGRRVMIGDVQGKGVPAIGAGHEILASFREAAHHKEALEVVAERMEQALTRYNTQSVEHGAQERFATALLLELREDGARALSCGHISYFRFRHGEIIECTDGEGALPLGLGTLTGEPRRGVEIEPLADDWILLCTDGVTEARGADGSFYPLRERLARWTHLEPAELARTLRADLEHFSGGELKDDATLLVVRREP; from the coding sequence ATGCCTGCCTCCCGAGCGGCCACGGGCGCCGCGAACACCGGCCGGGGTTTCTCCCTGGGCCTGATCGCCGTCCTCGTCGCCATCACGGCCGTGGACGCGATGCTGGGCCCCGACACCCACCTCGCCCTGTTCCTGGGCATCATTCCGCTGATCGGCGCGCTGCGCTGCTCCCGCCCCTGCTCGGTGGTCGTGGCCACCGTCTACGTCCTGTGTCTGACCTACACCTACCTGTTCACCCTCACCCATTGGGCGACGGCCAGCAGGGTGGTCGGTGTCTTCGGCGCGGTGCTGGTGGCCGTCTTCTCGATCGTGCTGTGCCGCATCCGGCTGGAGCGTGAGGTCCTGTACGCGCGCACCAGCCTGGTCGCCGACGTCGTCCAGCGGGCGATGATGCGCGAGCTGCCGCTGACCGCCGGACCGCTGCGGGCCTTCGGGTTCTACGTCTCCGCCCAGGAGGGCGCCCGGGTCGGCGGCGACATATACGAGGCGGTGGACACCCCGTTCGGCCGGCGGGTGATGATCGGCGACGTCCAGGGCAAGGGCGTGCCCGCCATCGGCGCGGGCCACGAGATCCTGGCGTCCTTCCGCGAGGCGGCCCATCACAAGGAGGCGCTGGAGGTCGTCGCCGAGCGCATGGAGCAGGCACTGACCCGCTACAACACCCAGTCGGTCGAGCACGGCGCCCAGGAGCGCTTCGCCACCGCACTGCTGCTGGAGCTGCGCGAGGACGGGGCCCGCGCGCTGTCCTGCGGGCACATCTCCTACTTCCGCTTCCGCCACGGCGAGATCATCGAGTGCACCGACGGCGAGGGCGCGCTGCCGCTGGGGCTCGGCACGCTGACCGGCGAGCCCCGGCGCGGTGTGGAGATCGAGCCGCTGGCGGACGACTGGATCCTGCTGTGCACCGACGGGGTGACCGAGGCCCGCGGCGCGGACGGGTCGTTCTACCCGCTGCGCGAGCGGCTGGCCCGCTGGACGCACCTGGAGCCGGCCGAGCTGGCCCGGACCCTGCGCGCGGACCTGGAGCACTTCTCCGGCGGCGAGCTGAAGGACGACGCGACGCTCCTGGTCGTACGCCGGGAGCCGTGA
- a CDS encoding DivIVA domain-containing protein has product MFWFLLIAMVVVVAAVTLAVVGGGDTTADGAGDGGGLAQAPPDRVHDPLPADRPLTPADVETLRLPTAVRGYRMVDVDEVLDRLGAELAERDARIAGLEAALAGAHALTAERETPGVAQDEKRSGRAAKAAGRAGSTGMPGASGTGGSTGAAGTTGPAGTKGAAGAAEDASAEDGGAI; this is encoded by the coding sequence GTGTTCTGGTTCTTGCTGATCGCGATGGTCGTGGTGGTCGCCGCGGTCACGCTCGCCGTGGTCGGCGGCGGGGACACCACCGCGGACGGCGCCGGTGACGGCGGCGGGCTGGCGCAGGCGCCGCCGGACCGGGTGCACGACCCGCTGCCCGCCGACCGGCCGCTCACCCCCGCCGACGTGGAGACGCTACGGCTGCCGACGGCCGTACGCGGCTACCGGATGGTGGACGTCGACGAGGTGCTGGACCGGCTCGGCGCCGAGCTGGCCGAGCGGGACGCGCGGATCGCCGGGCTGGAGGCGGCCCTGGCGGGCGCGCACGCCCTGACCGCGGAGCGGGAGACGCCCGGGGTGGCGCAGGACGAGAAACGTTCGGGCAGGGCGGCCAAAGCGGCCGGCAGGGCCGGGTCGACGGGGATGCCCGGGGCGAGCGGGACAGGCGGGTCGACCGGGGCTGCCGGGACGACCGGGCCTGCTGGGACGAAGGGCGCGGCCGGGGCTGCCGAAGACGCCTCGGCCGAGGACGGAGGGGCGATATGA
- the folP gene encoding dihydropteroate synthase has translation MLRLGNREFDEHEPVIMAIVNRTPDSFYDQGATFRDEPALARVEQAVSEGAAIIDIGGVKAGPGEEVSAQEEARRTVGFVAEVRRRHPDVVISVDTWRHDVGEAVCEAGADLLNDAWGGVDPKLAEVAARYGAGLVCTHAGGVQPRTRPHRVTYEDVMEDILRVTLGLAERAVELGVRRDAIMIDPGHDFGKNTRHSLEATRRLAEMTDTGWPVLVSLSNKDFVGETLDVPVKERLLGTLATTAVSAWLGAQVYRVHEVAETRQVLDMVASIAGHRPPAVARRGLA, from the coding sequence ATGCTGCGGCTGGGGAATCGAGAGTTCGACGAGCACGAGCCGGTGATCATGGCGATCGTGAACCGGACCCCGGACTCCTTTTACGACCAGGGGGCCACCTTCCGCGACGAGCCCGCGCTGGCCCGCGTGGAGCAGGCGGTGTCCGAGGGCGCCGCCATCATCGACATCGGCGGGGTCAAGGCCGGGCCCGGCGAGGAGGTCAGCGCCCAGGAGGAGGCGCGCCGCACGGTCGGCTTCGTCGCCGAAGTGCGCCGGCGCCACCCGGACGTGGTGATCAGCGTCGACACCTGGCGGCACGACGTCGGCGAGGCGGTCTGCGAGGCCGGCGCCGACCTGCTCAACGACGCGTGGGGCGGGGTGGACCCCAAGCTCGCCGAGGTCGCCGCCCGGTACGGCGCCGGGCTGGTGTGCACCCACGCGGGCGGTGTCCAGCCGCGCACCCGCCCCCACCGGGTGACGTACGAGGACGTCATGGAGGACATCCTGCGGGTGACGCTGGGCCTGGCCGAGCGCGCCGTGGAACTGGGCGTACGGCGCGACGCGATCATGATCGACCCGGGTCACGACTTCGGCAAGAACACCCGGCACAGCCTGGAGGCGACCCGCCGTCTCGCGGAGATGACGGACACCGGCTGGCCGGTGCTGGTGTCGCTGTCGAACAAGGACTTCGTCGGCGAGACGCTGGACGTGCCGGTCAAGGAACGGCTGCTGGGGACGCTGGCGACCACGGCCGTCTCGGCGTGGCTGGGGGCGCAGGTCTACCGGGTGCACGAGGTCGCCGAGACCCGGCAGGTGCTGGACATGGTGGCCTCGATCGCGGGCCACCGGCCCCCGGCGGTGGCCCGCCGGGGGCTCGCCTGA
- the dapE gene encoding succinyl-diaminopimelate desuccinylase: MERSTQTPVLDLSLDAAGLTAQLVDIPSVSQDEKAIADAVENALRPLAHLTVTRDGNAVVARTELGHKERVVLAGHLDTVPIAGNVPSRLDQDGVLWGCGTTDMKSGVAVQLRIAATVPAPNRDLTFVFYDAEEISAEHNGLKRLAERHPKWLEGDFAILLEPTDTQVEGGCQGTLRVLLRTEGERAHSARSWMGANAIHAAAPILARLAAYEPRRAVIDGLEYREGLNAVGIEGGVAGNVVPDSCTVTVNFRYAPDRTQEQALDHLREVFDGCGVAELTVDDHSPGALPGLSHPAAKAFMEAVGGVPLPKFGWTDVARFSALGVPAVNYGPGDALLAHKKDERVATERIIHCEERLRAWLTD, encoded by the coding sequence ATGGAGCGCTCCACGCAGACCCCCGTACTGGACCTGTCCCTCGACGCGGCCGGACTGACCGCGCAGCTCGTCGACATCCCCTCCGTCAGCCAGGACGAGAAGGCGATCGCCGACGCGGTGGAGAACGCGCTGCGCCCGCTGGCGCACCTGACGGTGACCCGGGACGGCAACGCCGTGGTGGCGCGGACCGAACTGGGGCACAAGGAGCGGGTCGTCCTGGCGGGCCACCTGGACACCGTGCCGATCGCCGGGAACGTTCCCTCGCGCCTGGACCAGGACGGCGTCCTGTGGGGCTGCGGCACCACCGACATGAAGTCCGGCGTCGCCGTACAACTGCGCATCGCCGCCACGGTGCCCGCGCCCAACCGCGACCTGACCTTCGTCTTCTACGACGCCGAGGAGATCTCCGCGGAGCACAACGGCCTCAAGCGGCTCGCCGAGCGGCACCCCAAGTGGCTGGAAGGCGACTTCGCGATCCTGCTGGAGCCCACCGACACCCAGGTCGAGGGCGGCTGCCAGGGCACCTTGCGGGTGCTGCTGCGGACCGAGGGCGAGCGGGCCCACTCGGCGCGGAGCTGGATGGGCGCCAACGCCATCCACGCCGCCGCCCCGATCCTGGCCAGGCTGGCCGCCTACGAGCCGCGCCGGGCCGTCATCGACGGGCTCGAATACCGCGAGGGGCTGAACGCCGTGGGCATCGAGGGCGGCGTCGCGGGCAATGTCGTCCCCGACTCCTGCACGGTCACCGTGAACTTCCGTTACGCGCCCGACCGCACCCAGGAGCAGGCGCTGGACCACCTCCGCGAGGTCTTCGACGGCTGCGGGGTGGCCGAGCTGACCGTGGACGACCACTCGCCCGGCGCGCTGCCGGGCCTGTCGCACCCCGCGGCCAAGGCGTTCATGGAGGCCGTCGGCGGCGTCCCGCTGCCCAAGTTCGGCTGGACGGACGTCGCACGCTTCAGCGCGCTGGGCGTCCCCGCGGTGAACTACGGCCCCGGGGACGCGCTGCTCGCCCACAAGAAGGACGAGCGGGTGGCCACCGAGCGCATCATCCACTGCGAGGAACGGCTCCGGGCGTGGCTCACCGACTGA
- a CDS encoding enoyl-CoA hydratase-related protein — translation MADTVLYDVTDAVATITLNRPDAMNAMNTEAKVALRDALHRAAADPVVRAVLLTATGRAFCVGQDLKEHVQLLAEDREKGTRHTMDTVREHYNPIVAAIAGMPKPVVAAVNGVAAGAGAGYAMAADHRIVADTASFNTSFAGVALSADSGLSWTLPRLIGHGRAADLLLFPRTVGAQEALELGIANRVVPAAELAAEAAALVRRLAQGPTLAYAAIKESLAYGAAHSLTETLAKEDELQTRAGASRDHHAAVEAFVKKEKPHFEGR, via the coding sequence ATGGCCGACACCGTGCTCTACGACGTGACCGACGCGGTCGCGACGATCACGCTCAACCGCCCCGACGCCATGAACGCCATGAACACCGAGGCGAAGGTCGCGCTGCGCGACGCGCTGCACCGGGCGGCGGCGGACCCCGTCGTACGGGCCGTGCTGCTGACCGCCACCGGGCGCGCGTTCTGCGTCGGGCAGGACCTCAAGGAACACGTCCAGTTGCTGGCCGAGGACCGTGAGAAGGGCACGCGCCACACCATGGACACGGTGCGCGAGCACTACAACCCCATCGTCGCGGCCATCGCCGGGATGCCCAAGCCCGTGGTGGCGGCGGTCAACGGGGTCGCGGCCGGGGCCGGCGCGGGCTACGCGATGGCCGCCGATCACCGCATCGTCGCCGACACCGCCTCCTTCAACACCTCCTTCGCGGGCGTGGCGCTGTCCGCCGACTCCGGCCTCTCCTGGACGCTGCCCCGGCTCATCGGCCACGGCCGCGCCGCCGACCTGCTGCTCTTCCCGCGTACGGTCGGCGCGCAGGAGGCGCTGGAGCTGGGGATCGCCAACCGGGTCGTGCCGGCCGCGGAGCTGGCCGCCGAGGCCGCCGCGCTGGTCCGCCGACTGGCCCAGGGGCCGACCCTCGCCTACGCCGCGATCAAGGAATCCCTGGCCTACGGCGCCGCCCACTCCCTCACCGAGACCCTGGCCAAGGAGGACGAGCTCCAGACCCGCGCCGGGGCCTCGCGGGACCACCACGCGGCGGTGGAGGCGTTCGTGAAGAAGGAGAAGCCCCACTTCGAGGGCCGGTAG
- a CDS encoding heavy metal transporter — translation MSPQPIAPARRRRLVRLTAAFAVLLGLVVYLVVQYVTGGPGAPRCTVRAESGGEPYELSPEQAGNAATISAVASARGLPERAVTIALATAMQESGLRNIDFGDRDSVGLFQQRPSQDWGTVKQIMDPVYSAGEFYTHLVKVRGYSRLPLTVAAQKVQRSGYPQAYAKHEANAALLTGALTGRDAAAMTCSQSRPADARTGGARAVREKLVREFGPQVLPRTAGAARTAGGGAGDGDTVLSVPVPRTVAGGGTGGGPQRRGWELATWAMAHSAELRIEQISYDGRMWTAADSGKGWRKAEGKAASAPATDVRIVTAH, via the coding sequence GTGTCACCCCAGCCCATCGCCCCCGCTCGTCGCCGGCGCCTCGTGCGTCTCACGGCGGCCTTCGCCGTGCTCCTCGGACTGGTCGTCTACCTCGTGGTGCAGTACGTGACCGGCGGCCCCGGCGCGCCCCGCTGCACCGTACGGGCCGAAAGCGGCGGTGAGCCGTACGAGCTGTCGCCCGAGCAGGCCGGCAACGCCGCAACGATCTCCGCCGTCGCCTCGGCGCGCGGACTGCCGGAGCGGGCCGTGACGATCGCGCTGGCCACCGCCATGCAGGAGTCGGGGCTGCGCAACATCGACTTCGGCGACCGGGACTCGGTGGGGCTCTTCCAGCAGCGGCCGTCCCAGGACTGGGGCACCGTCAAGCAGATCATGGACCCGGTCTACTCGGCCGGGGAGTTCTACACGCACCTGGTCAAGGTCCGGGGGTATTCGCGACTGCCGCTGACGGTCGCCGCGCAGAAGGTGCAGCGCAGCGGCTATCCGCAGGCGTACGCCAAGCACGAGGCGAACGCGGCGCTGCTGACCGGCGCGCTGACGGGCCGGGACGCGGCGGCGATGACGTGCTCGCAGAGCCGTCCGGCCGACGCGCGGACGGGGGGTGCGCGGGCGGTGCGCGAGAAGCTGGTCCGTGAGTTCGGCCCGCAGGTGCTGCCGCGTACGGCCGGGGCGGCGCGGACCGCCGGCGGGGGCGCCGGGGACGGTGACACGGTGCTGTCGGTGCCCGTGCCGCGGACCGTGGCCGGGGGCGGGACCGGCGGCGGGCCGCAGCGGCGCGGCTGGGAGCTGGCGACCTGGGCGATGGCCCATTCCGCCGAATTGCGCATCGAACAGATTTCTTATGACGGCAGGATGTGGACCGCCGCCGATTCGGGAAAGGGGTGGCGGAAAGCGGAAGGAAAGGCCGCGAGCGCCCCTGCAACGGACGTACGAATCGTCACCGCTCACTAG
- a CDS encoding TIGR00730 family Rossman fold protein, translating to MASPEGAAERDEQRLGSVLRRHDQVRPGTTDQRLLDTQGPSDWVHTDPWRVMRIQAEFVEGFGALAELGPAISVFGSARTPEGTPEYEAGERIGRALVEAGFAVITGGGPGAMEAANKGADEADGVSVGLGIELPFEQGLNRYVNLGVDFRYFFVRKTCFVKYASGFVVLPGGLGTLDELFEALTLVQTRKVTRFPIVLFGSEYWGGLVDWLRGTLVAQGKAKARDLELFHLTDDVDEAVALVTKEAGV from the coding sequence ATGGCCAGTCCCGAGGGCGCCGCCGAGCGCGACGAACAACGCCTGGGGTCCGTCCTGCGCCGCCATGACCAGGTGCGGCCCGGAACCACCGACCAGCGGCTGCTGGACACCCAGGGACCCTCCGATTGGGTGCACACCGACCCCTGGCGCGTGATGCGCATCCAGGCGGAGTTCGTCGAGGGATTCGGCGCGCTGGCCGAACTGGGACCCGCCATCAGCGTCTTCGGCTCGGCGCGCACCCCTGAGGGGACGCCGGAGTACGAGGCGGGCGAGCGGATCGGCCGGGCGCTGGTGGAGGCCGGCTTCGCGGTGATCACCGGCGGCGGGCCGGGCGCCATGGAGGCCGCCAACAAGGGCGCGGACGAGGCCGACGGAGTGTCCGTCGGCCTCGGCATCGAGCTGCCCTTCGAGCAGGGCCTGAACAGGTACGTGAACCTCGGCGTCGACTTCCGCTACTTCTTCGTCCGCAAGACGTGTTTTGTGAAGTACGCGAGCGGCTTCGTGGTCCTCCCGGGCGGCCTGGGCACGCTGGACGAGCTGTTCGAGGCGCTCACCCTGGTCCAGACGCGGAAGGTCACCCGCTTCCCGATCGTCCTGTTCGGCTCGGAGTACTGGGGCGGCCTGGTGGACTGGCTGCGCGGCACGCTCGTCGCGCAGGGCAAGGCCAAGGCACGTGACCTGGAACTCTTCCACCTCACCGACGACGTGGACGAGGCGGTCGCGCTGGTCACGAAGGAAGCCGGCGTCTGA
- a CDS encoding GNAT family N-acetyltransferase: MEFTAGGRLEVRINRADVGKRVSVRRRTGTAPGAGGFTDTVGVLTSWDAGVLSITRRDGESVRIEESALVAGKVVPAAPARRRGPAAGARELDRAAARAWPPVESARIGEWELRAAGGFTRRANSVLPLGGPGMPLDAALDQVRAWYRERGLPAYLQVSTGAADTQERLAAELASRGWTREAVTEVRVAALAPLADTTADLTRVTLSRDIGPAWLRRYRRSARPSPEVLQVLRGGPSVWFASVAGPDQGNGTDPHGTEEVEGTGGAAAPVAIGRCVVDGRWAGFAAVEVDPAHRRRGLATAVMAALARKALDEGASAAYLQVEADNDSARTFYDGMGFTTHHFHHHWRASQGGAH; the protein is encoded by the coding sequence GTGGAATTCACTGCCGGCGGACGGCTGGAGGTCCGTATCAACCGTGCTGACGTGGGCAAAAGGGTATCTGTCCGGCGCCGTACCGGCACTGCCCCGGGAGCCGGCGGCTTCACCGACACCGTCGGTGTCCTCACGTCCTGGGACGCGGGTGTGCTGAGCATCACACGACGGGACGGGGAGTCCGTCCGGATCGAGGAGTCGGCTCTGGTGGCGGGCAAGGTGGTGCCCGCGGCGCCGGCCCGCCGCCGGGGCCCCGCCGCCGGCGCCCGGGAACTGGACCGCGCCGCCGCCCGCGCCTGGCCGCCCGTGGAGAGCGCGCGGATCGGGGAGTGGGAACTGCGCGCGGCCGGCGGCTTCACCCGCCGCGCCAATTCCGTGCTGCCGCTGGGCGGTCCCGGTATGCCGCTGGACGCGGCCCTGGACCAGGTACGGGCCTGGTACCGGGAGCGTGGACTGCCCGCGTACCTTCAGGTCAGTACGGGTGCGGCGGACACCCAGGAGCGGCTGGCGGCCGAGCTGGCGAGCCGCGGGTGGACGCGGGAGGCGGTGACGGAGGTGCGGGTGGCGGCACTGGCACCGCTGGCGGACACCACCGCGGACCTGACGCGGGTGACTCTCTCGCGCGACATCGGCCCGGCGTGGCTGCGGCGCTACCGGCGCTCGGCCCGGCCCTCCCCCGAGGTGCTCCAGGTGCTGCGCGGCGGGCCGTCGGTGTGGTTCGCGAGCGTGGCGGGGCCGGACCAGGGCAACGGGACGGATCCGCACGGCACGGAGGAGGTGGAGGGCACCGGCGGGGCGGCGGCGCCCGTCGCGATCGGCCGCTGTGTGGTGGACGGGCGGTGGGCCGGGTTCGCGGCCGTCGAGGTCGATCCCGCCCACCGGCGGCGGGGACTGGCCACCGCCGTGATGGCCGCCCTGGCCCGCAAGGCCCTGGACGAGGGCGCCTCGGCCGCGTATCTCCAGGTGGAGGCGGACAACGACAGCGCCCGCACGTTCTATGACGGCATGGGTTTCACCACCCATCACTTCCACCACCATTGGCGCGCCTCCCAGGGAGGTGCCCACTGA
- the fdxA gene encoding ferredoxin — MTYVIAQPCVDVKDKACIEECPVDCIYEGSRSLYIHPDECVDCGACEPVCPVEAIFYEDDTPEEWKDYYKANVEFFDELGSPGGASKLGLIERDHPFIAALPPQNQ; from the coding sequence GTGACCTACGTCATCGCGCAGCCTTGTGTCGACGTCAAGGACAAGGCATGCATCGAGGAGTGCCCCGTCGACTGCATCTACGAGGGCTCCCGGTCCTTGTACATCCACCCGGACGAATGCGTTGACTGCGGAGCCTGTGAGCCGGTCTGCCCGGTCGAGGCGATCTTCTACGAGGACGACACCCCGGAGGAGTGGAAGGACTACTACAAGGCGAACGTGGAGTTCTTCGACGAGCTCGGTTCGCCCGGTGGTGCCAGCAAGCTCGGTCTGATCGAGCGGGACCACCCCTTCATCGCAGCGCTGCCGCCGCAGAACCAGTAA
- a CDS encoding ATP-binding protein codes for MSLPLTRRIARAALLVAAGAAPMVGAAGSASAMDLTKKPDLGALTAVDPGSVADAVDDTTQGATEVAGETGGETVKHAVPAAGKAAGGTVKKATPAAQKIAGDTAGNAGDLLGDTAKSATESELTGSLPMDALGEDMSPQMLADGLLDS; via the coding sequence ATGTCCCTCCCCCTTACGCGTCGGATCGCCCGAGCCGCGCTGCTGGTCGCAGCCGGCGCAGCTCCCATGGTCGGCGCGGCCGGTTCTGCGAGCGCCATGGACCTGACCAAGAAGCCCGACCTGGGCGCGCTGACCGCCGTCGACCCCGGGAGCGTCGCCGACGCCGTGGACGACACCACGCAGGGGGCGACCGAGGTCGCGGGCGAGACCGGCGGCGAGACCGTCAAGCACGCCGTCCCCGCCGCGGGCAAGGCCGCCGGCGGCACGGTGAAGAAGGCCACCCCGGCCGCCCAGAAGATCGCCGGTGACACCGCGGGCAACGCGGGGGACCTCCTCGGCGACACCGCCAAGTCCGCCACCGAGAGCGAGCTGACCGGCTCCCTGCCCATGGACGCGCTGGGCGAGGACATGAGCCCGCAGATGCTGGCCGACGGCCTCCTGGACTCCTGA
- a CDS encoding response regulator transcription factor, with protein MIRLLLAEDQSMVREALAALLGLEEDLEVVAQAARGDDVLPAVRAHDVDVALLDIEMPGMSGLDAAALLRGEFPDLKVVILTTFGRPGYLRRAMESGAHAFLVKDAPAAQLADAVRRVLRGERVIDPVLAAAALADGASPLTDREREVLRAAADGSTNAEIARALHLSQGTVRNYLSLAIQKTGARNRAEAARTARDKGWL; from the coding sequence ATGATCAGACTCCTGCTGGCCGAGGACCAGTCCATGGTCAGGGAGGCGCTCGCCGCACTGCTGGGACTGGAGGAGGACCTGGAGGTGGTGGCGCAGGCGGCCCGCGGCGACGACGTGCTGCCGGCGGTCCGCGCCCACGACGTGGACGTCGCCCTGCTGGACATCGAAATGCCCGGCATGAGCGGTCTGGACGCCGCCGCGCTGCTGCGCGGCGAGTTCCCGGACCTGAAGGTCGTCATCCTCACCACCTTCGGCCGCCCCGGCTATCTGCGCCGGGCGATGGAGTCCGGCGCACACGCCTTCCTCGTCAAGGACGCCCCGGCGGCGCAGCTCGCCGACGCCGTACGGCGGGTGCTGCGCGGCGAGCGGGTCATCGACCCGGTGCTGGCGGCGGCGGCCCTGGCCGACGGTGCCAGCCCGCTCACCGACCGGGAGCGCGAGGTGCTGCGCGCGGCGGCCGACGGCTCCACCAACGCCGAGATAGCCCGTGCCCTGCACCTCTCGCAGGGCACCGTCCGCAACTACCTCTCCCTGGCCATCCAGAAGACGGGTGCCCGCAACCGCGCCGAGGCGGCCCGCACCGCGCGCGACAAGGGCTGGCTGTAA
- the dapC gene encoding succinyldiaminopimelate transaminase, whose protein sequence is MGAVSSRLPVFPWDRLEPYKATAAAHPDGIVDLSVGTPVDPVPALVRQALTDASDSPGYPTVWGTPALRDALTGWAAARLGAQGLEHTNVLPVVGSKELVAWLPTQLGLGAGDKVAHPRLAYPTYEVGARLAGAEPVVYDDPWDLDPAGVRLLWLNSPSNPTGRVLGVQELRRAVAWAREHGILVFSDECYLELGWDAEPVSVLHPDVCDGSYEGVVAVHSLSKRSNLAGYRAAFLAGDPAVLGELLAIRKHGGMMIPAPVQAATAVALGDTAHVTEQRERYARRRSALRGALESAGFRIEHSEASLYLWATRDEPCWDTVGDLAKRGILVAPGDFYGTAGERFVRIAFTATDERVAAAVQRLGEQG, encoded by the coding sequence GTGGGCGCAGTCTCATCCCGTCTTCCCGTCTTCCCCTGGGACCGGCTGGAGCCGTACAAGGCTACGGCCGCCGCGCACCCGGACGGCATCGTCGACCTGTCCGTCGGCACGCCGGTCGACCCGGTGCCCGCGCTCGTCCGGCAGGCGCTGACGGACGCCTCGGACAGCCCCGGCTATCCCACGGTGTGGGGCACGCCCGCCCTGCGTGACGCGCTCACCGGCTGGGCCGCGGCCCGGCTGGGGGCCCAGGGGCTGGAGCACACCAACGTGCTGCCGGTGGTCGGCTCCAAGGAACTGGTGGCCTGGCTGCCGACCCAGCTCGGCCTGGGCGCCGGTGACAAGGTGGCCCATCCGCGGCTGGCCTACCCGACGTACGAGGTGGGCGCGCGGCTGGCGGGCGCCGAGCCGGTGGTCTACGACGACCCGTGGGACCTGGACCCCGCCGGCGTACGGCTGCTGTGGCTGAACTCGCCGTCCAACCCCACCGGCCGGGTGCTCGGCGTCCAGGAACTGCGCCGGGCCGTGGCCTGGGCGCGCGAGCACGGCATCCTGGTCTTCAGCGACGAGTGCTACCTGGAGCTGGGCTGGGACGCCGAGCCGGTCTCGGTGCTGCACCCGGACGTCTGCGACGGCTCGTACGAGGGCGTCGTGGCCGTCCACTCGCTCTCCAAGCGCTCCAACCTCGCCGGCTACCGCGCCGCCTTCCTCGCCGGTGACCCGGCGGTCCTGGGCGAGCTGCTGGCCATCCGCAAGCACGGCGGAATGATGATCCCCGCGCCGGTGCAGGCCGCCACGGCCGTGGCGCTGGGGGACACCGCCCATGTCACCGAGCAGCGGGAGCGGTACGCCCGCCGGCGCTCCGCGCTGCGCGGGGCCCTGGAGTCGGCCGGGTTCCGCATCGAGCACAGCGAGGCGTCGCTGTACCTGTGGGCGACGCGCGACGAGCCGTGCTGGGACACCGTCGGCGATCTGGCCAAGCGCGGCATCCTCGTGGCGCCGGGGGACTTCTACGGGACGGCGGGGGAGCGGTTCGTACGGATCGCGTTCACCGCGACCGACGAGCGGGTGGCCGCGGCGGTCCAGCGGCTCGGCGAACAGGGCTAG
- a CDS encoding transglutaminase-like domain-containing protein, whose amino-acid sequence MHPDPDPNPGPHPEPDGGSAARRRQFARAAREERPDLALLCLLIAAEADPALDGAGIDAAQIELDRLAGLLPYAPSGGPRPWARNVAELLGTRFGFRGSPADYRRLESSLLHEVLRRRRGLPILLSVVWMEVARRAGAPVYGVALPGHFVVGFGDPYGRYVLADPFDGGRLLTDEDAAVLVAGATGAPLTAQMLTPAGPLEIALRVLNNIRAWAAARPERSDVQLWAVELSLLLPSRPARLRHEHAELLVQRGDFLKGAAELEEYARIVEPVEPATARAVRRQAAAARAMLN is encoded by the coding sequence ATGCATCCGGACCCCGACCCGAACCCGGGCCCCCACCCCGAGCCGGACGGCGGATCGGCCGCCCGGCGGCGGCAGTTCGCGCGGGCCGCCCGCGAGGAGCGGCCCGACCTCGCGCTGCTGTGCCTGCTCATCGCCGCGGAGGCCGACCCCGCGCTGGACGGGGCCGGGATCGACGCGGCGCAGATCGAACTCGACCGGCTGGCCGGCCTGCTCCCGTACGCGCCGTCCGGCGGCCCCCGCCCCTGGGCCCGTAACGTCGCCGAACTCCTCGGCACCCGGTTCGGCTTCCGGGGCTCGCCCGCGGACTACCGGCGCCTGGAGTCCTCGCTGCTCCATGAGGTGCTGCGGCGCCGGCGCGGGCTGCCGATCCTGCTGTCGGTGGTGTGGATGGAGGTGGCGCGACGGGCCGGGGCGCCGGTGTACGGGGTGGCGCTGCCGGGGCACTTCGTCGTGGGTTTCGGGGATCCGTACGGGCGGTACGTGCTGGCCGACCCGTTCGACGGCGGGCGGCTGCTGACCGACGAGGACGCGGCGGTGCTGGTCGCGGGCGCCACCGGGGCGCCGCTGACCGCGCAGATGCTCACCCCCGCCGGGCCGCTGGAGATCGCGCTGCGGGTGCTGAACAACATCCGCGCGTGGGCGGCGGCCCGGCCCGAGCGCAGCGATGTGCAGCTTTGGGCGGTGGAGCTGTCGCTGCTGCTGCCGAGCCGTCCGGCGCGGCTGCGTCATGAGCACGCCGAACTGCTGGTGCAGCGCGGCGACTTCCTCAAGGGGGCGGCGGAACTGGAGGAGTACGCGCGGATCGTGGAGCCGGTCGAGCCGGCGACCGCGCGGGCGGTCCGCCGTCAGGCCGCCGCGGCGCGGGCGATGCTCAACTGA